Proteins encoded together in one Bacteroides ovatus window:
- a CDS encoding TolC family protein: MKQKGICMKRIIYITIACAFLSVSFAKAQVLTLKECLEEGLQNNYSLRIIHNEEQISKNNATLGNAGYLPTLDFSAGYTGNLDNIETKARATGEITKNNGVYDQTVNVGLNLNWTIFDGFNISTTYKQLKELERQGETNTRIAIEDFIAALTSEYYNFIQQKIRLKNFHYAMSLSKERLRIAEASHLVGKFSGLDYQQAKVDFNADSAQYIKQQELLHSSRIQLNELMANNNVNQNIIIKDSTIDVHSDLQFDDLWNSTLATNASLLKADQNTVLAQLDYKKINSRNYPYLKLNTGYGYTFNKYDINANSRRGELGFNAGITVGFNIFDGNRRREKRNASLAFKNRRLERQDLELALRSDLSNLWQAYRNNLQLLNLERQNLITAKDNHDIAMDRYIQGDLSGFEVRETQKSLLDAEERILSAEYNTKLCEISLLQISGKITKYLE, from the coding sequence ATGAAACAGAAAGGAATTTGCATGAAACGCATCATTTATATCACCATTGCATGTGCCTTCTTATCAGTCTCTTTTGCAAAGGCACAAGTTCTCACTCTCAAGGAGTGTCTGGAAGAAGGATTGCAAAACAATTACTCTTTACGTATCATCCATAACGAAGAGCAGATCAGCAAAAACAACGCAACGTTGGGAAATGCAGGTTACCTGCCTACACTGGACTTCTCTGCCGGATATACCGGAAACCTGGACAATATTGAGACCAAGGCGCGTGCTACCGGAGAAATAACAAAGAACAACGGAGTCTACGATCAGACAGTTAATGTCGGTCTTAACCTCAACTGGACTATTTTCGACGGATTCAATATCAGTACCACCTACAAACAGTTGAAAGAGCTGGAACGTCAGGGGGAAACCAACACGCGTATTGCCATTGAAGATTTTATCGCTGCCCTGACTTCCGAATACTATAATTTTATCCAGCAGAAGATTCGTCTGAAAAACTTTCATTATGCAATGTCACTTTCCAAAGAGCGCTTGCGCATAGCCGAGGCTAGTCACCTGGTCGGTAAGTTTTCAGGGCTGGATTATCAGCAGGCAAAGGTGGATTTCAATGCAGACAGTGCCCAATACATCAAACAACAGGAATTGCTACATTCTTCACGCATCCAGTTGAATGAACTGATGGCTAACAACAATGTCAATCAAAACATTATTATCAAAGACTCCACTATCGACGTACACAGCGACTTGCAATTTGATGATTTGTGGAATTCTACGTTAGCAACCAATGCTTCTTTGCTCAAGGCCGATCAAAACACAGTACTTGCCCAATTGGACTACAAGAAAATAAACTCACGCAACTATCCATATCTCAAATTAAATACCGGATATGGATATACGTTCAACAAGTATGACATCAATGCAAACAGCAGAAGAGGTGAACTGGGCTTCAATGCCGGAATAACTGTCGGTTTTAATATCTTCGACGGTAATCGTCGCCGCGAAAAGAGAAATGCAAGTCTGGCTTTCAAGAATCGTCGCCTGGAACGACAGGACTTGGAATTAGCACTTCGCTCTGATCTCAGTAACCTATGGCAAGCCTATCGCAACAATCTTCAATTGCTGAATCTGGAACGTCAAAACCTGATAACCGCCAAAGATAATCACGATATTGCCATGGACCGTTATATACAGGGAGACCTCTCCGGTTTTGAAGTGCGTGAAACACAAAAAAGTTTGTTAGATGCAGAGGAACGCATCCTCTCTGCTGAATATAATACGAAACTTTGCGAAATATCCCTGTTACAAATCAGCGGAAAGATTACGAAATATCTGGAATAA